GTAATAGCATCACTTTCTTCCTTCAACATCTCCAAAGCTAACCCCGGAATGGAGTCAACTACTAATCCCAGGTTCCATTATTCTATTCTCCTCGTGCTTGAAGACAAGAAGAGAAGTGAAAGCCCTAGGGAAAAGCGTAGCCTAGCGTAAGGAAATAAAATGACCTTCAACCAAGGAAAGTTTAAGCAGACTTCATCACCTCAATCTCGTTTGCGGTTAAAATACTGCCCCAATTGCTTCCTGAGCGCTTGAAGCAGAGGCACTATAGATTCTTCATTGGTATGTTGAGTCTGGATGATTCTCCACCTGCGCCCGGAAAGCTCGTATCGGGAAGCACTCGAAATGCATGACTCAGAACTCTTTCTGTCTGGAAGGGGAGAATGGAATAGCTAAAGCACAACTCACTGTCTTTAGCACAGGATTCCTTGCACTAAAATTTCTATCTCAAACTTCAGGGAAGAGAGAAGCAATGCCAATACTAGCAATGTAACTAGTAAATATGTTCCTCCCCATgtcaatatattttattgtttaggGGGAATTACGCTTACTTGTTTTTTAGTACAAGTAGCTACGGGGTTTGCTATGACTTTTTACTATCGTCCGACCGTTACTGAAGCTTTTGCCTCTGTTCAATACATAATGACAGAAGCTAACTTTGGTTGGTTAATCCGATCAGTTCATCGATGGTCGGCAAGTATGATGGTCCTAATGATGATTCTGCATGTTTTTCGTGTGTATCTCACCGGTGGATTTAAGAAACCTCGCGAATTGACTTGGGTTACAGGTGTGGTTCTGGCAGTATTGACCGCATCTTTTGGCGTAACTGGTTATTCCTTACCTTGGGACCAAATTGGTTATTGGGCGGTGAAAATTGTAACAGGTGTACCTGAGGCTATTCCTGTAATAGGATCCCCTTTGGTAGAATTATTGCGCGGAAGTGCTAGTGTGGGACAATCCACTTTGACTCGTTTTTCTAGTTTACACACTTTTGTACTGCCGCTTCTTACTGTCGTATTTATGTTAATGCACTTTCTAATGATACGTAAACAAGGTCTTTCTGGTCCTTTATAGAGAAGATATCTACTATATATTTGTAATCAATCATTTATCACTTAGAGGAGGAATAATAGGATTTTATTGCTACAAGTATggattattgaaaataataagacATGGGTTTAGATATTTCCCTTCAACTAATTGTGTCGTGTCCTAATCGTGCCAAATAAATGATATTGTAAAGTTGAAGGAAATTCTCCGAAGATAAAATGGATTATGGGAGTGTGCGACTTGAACTATTGATTGGTCTGTGTAGATATATGTCTGCCACATTGGAATTCACAACCAAAAGGTTCTTTGTTCCAACCACCGCGTACGTGTAACCGCTATACAGAAGATAGGCTGGTTCGCTTAAAGAGAGTCTTTTCTATGATTAGATCCGAATCACATTGTACATGAGTAGGCTCCGTAAGATCTGGTATAATTAAGTGAAATAGATAAAGATTATTTTCTATTTATACTTACAAAATAGTAtctaaaaatgaaatagtatGGAAATGCATTCATTTCTTCTGCATTGATCTGATTGATAATACTATCGGAGTGAAACAAGAGATCTAAAGAAAAACAGAAACTAGACTAAATTAGTAACAAGTAAACCTTTTGTATGTGTATCTCCAACTATTTTGTAGATAATATAGTAATCGTAAAGCCTGAGACAACCCAGAAAGCAATTGATCATAATATGATCAACTTTGTAAGCCGGCTTGGGTCGTGAGTATTTACTTAGACTTAGAACCGAATTCTTTGCAATAGATAGTTGTAATTTCGGAAAAAAAAGAGTCAAGTTTTTCTTACATTGAATCATTCATATATGTGTAGATATAGCTAACAcacatattttttatggattcaTTTGGTTCTTTTGAATCTTGCTCGAGCCGGATGATAAAAAATTCTCATGTCCGGTTCCTTCGGAGGATGGATGTATAAGAATTCACCTATCCCAAAAAAAACCTGATTTGAATGATCCTGTATTAAGAGCTAAATTGGCAAAAGGTATGGGTCATAATTATTACGGAGAACCCGCATGGCCCAACgatcttttatatatttttccaGTCGTAATTCTAGGTACTATTGCATGTAACGTAGGCTTAGCGGTTCTAGAACCATCAATGATTGGTGAACCAGCAGATCCATTTGCAACCCCTTTGGAAATATTACCTGAATGGTATTTCTTTCCCGTATTTCAAATACTTCGTACAGTACCTAATAAATTATTGGGTGTTCTTTTAATGGTTTCAGTACCTGCGGGATTATTAATAGTACCCTTTTTAGAGAAtgttaataaattcaaaaatccaTTTCGTCGTCCAGTAGCGACAACCGTCTTTTTGATCGGTACTGCAGTCGCTCTTTGGTTGGGTATTGGTGCAACATTACCCATTGAGAAATCCCTAACTTTAGGTcttttttcaaatttgattCAATTGTAAAATAATAGGCATGTGTATCTAGGGAATAATCGTTTCAAAGCGAATTCTCCCTAGATACATTTAGTCAAGAAAATTATGAATCTCTTTCGAATACATCAATTGCGCTACAGATTGAAAACCTCTTTTTTGGTAAATCAACTGCGAAATGTTTTTCTAGAATGCCCAATATCTGTTTTACATCTTCTAGGTTAAAATGCTCAATTTTCATAAGATCTTCTTGACTGTTATTCAAACcaataatgtatatatattggCCCTTTTTAGGCAATTATAGACCCTGGGAGAGAATTCGGATTGGTCAATAAAAATAGATTTCAATGCTattcttttttttgttttttctgagTTTATCCAATTTCTCGTGAAAGGTAAATTGGGATAAAggaaccatgtgttgattgtcCTCTAAAGGTATGTTTTCTTCTTTCTTATCTAAAAAGGgaataaataaatcaatcaaATTCCGGGAGGCTTCATGAAGTGCTTCTTTCGGAGTTAAACTCCCATTTGTCCATATTTCTAGAAACAGTATCTCTTGTTTTTCATTCCGATTCCCATAGGAATGAATACTATGATTCACATTTCGAACAGGCATGAATACAGCATCGATAGGATAACTTCCATCTTGAAAGTTATGTGGCATTTTTATAAGATATCCACGATTTCTCTCTCTTTCTAATCCAATACAAAAATGAATTGGTTCGATCAAGCTAGCTATATGTTGTGTATTATCGACGATTTCTACATAAGGCGGTAAGATGATATCTTGAGCAGTTACATATCCAGGACCTCTGACACAAATAGACGCTTCACAAGTCCCATATAGATTACTTCTCAATACAATTTCTTTCAAATTCATTAAAATCTCATGAACCGATTCTTGAATACCCGTTATTGTAGAATATTCATGCGGGACGTTCTCAGATTTTACACGTGTGATACATGTTCCTTCTATTTCTCCAAGCAAAGCTCTTCGCATCGCAATGCCTATTGTGTCGGCTTGTCCTTTCATAAGTGGAGAGAGAATAAAGCGCCCATAATAGAGACGTTTACTGTCTGTTCTTGATTCAACACATTTCCACTGTAGTGTCCGAGTAGATACTGTTACTTTCTCTCGAACCAtagtaatattattttatttgattgaatttgAATCATTTATTTCTCTTGTTTCTTTTGAAATTTCTTCACTATTCATTTCCTACACACGTCTTTTTTTCGGAGGTCTACAGCCATTATGTGGCATAGGGGTTACATCTCGTACGAAAGTTAATAGTATACCACTTCTACGAATAGCGCGTAATGCTGCGTCTCTTCCGAGACCGGGACCTTTTATCATGACTTCTGCTCGTTGCATACCTTGATCAACTACTGTACGAATAACATTTGCTGCTGCAGTTTGAGCGGCAAAAGGTGTGCCTCTTCTCGTACCCTTGAATCCACAAGTACCGGCGGAGGACCAGGAAATCACTCGACCCCGTACATCTGTAACCGTGACAATGGTATTATTGAAACTTGCTTGAACATGAAAAACTCCCTTTGGTATTCTACGTGCACTCTTACGTGAACCAATACGTACATTCCTACGCGAACCAATTCTCGGTATAGCTTTTGCCATATTTTAGCATCTCATAAATATGAGTCCGAAATATATGGATATATCCATTTCATGTCAAAAGAGATTTCTTATTTTTACATTGAACCCTTTAGCGAGTCTGATTATCCTTGTCTTTGTTTATGTCTGGGGTTGGAGCAAATTACTATAATGCGCCCCCGCCTACGGATTAGTCGACACTTTTCACAAATTTTACGAACGGAAAcccttattttcatatttatcatTCCTTATCTTAATTCTGAATCTACTTCTTGGTAGAAAAGaagtttcttgaaatttttcatCTTGAGTCGTATTGAATAAAAACCACCTAATCTTTCGAATCCTTGTTTCGGAGTCGATAAATTATACGTCCTCTCGTTGAATCATAACGACTTACTTCAATTTTGACTTTATCGCCTGGCAATATCCGTATAAAACTACGTCGGATCTTTCCTGAAACATAACCTAGAATCAGATCTTCATTATCTAACCGAACCCGGAACATGCCGTTGGGAAGTGATTCAGTAATTAAACCTTCATGaatccattttttttctttcattcCAGGTAAAGCCCCCTTGAAGTATCAACTAATGTACGAGAAACGCTATTAGacaacttctttttttttacaaatagaAAGAGAGTCGTTGGATATTAAACGGATTACCATATAGAACACAACAACTCTCCGCCAATTCTTTCTAGTCGAGCTTCCCGGTCTGTCATTATACCTCGAGAAGTAGAAAGAATTACAATCCCCATCCCACCTAAAATTCTAGGAATTCGTTGAGAGTTAGAATATATTCGTAAACCAGGTCGGCCGATCcgttttaaatttcaaaaatttctatAGGGTCTTTTCCTATTCCTTCTATGTCGCAGGGTTAAAACCAAAAAagatttgtttttttcttgatgTTTTCTGACGTTTTCGATAAAACCTTCGCGGAAAAGTATTTTAACAAGATTTTCGGTAATATTAGTAGATGCTATACGAACAACTCGTTTTTTATCCATATCAACATTTCGTATAGAGGTTATTATCTCAGAAATAGTGTCCCTACCCATGATGAACTAAAATGATTGATGTCTCAAAATTGGATATAATTAacatgtttttcttttttttattggtTTATGAATATGAAGTTGAAAGGTATATACGTGAGACACAATCTAGGAATTAATCTAGTTCTTAATTTCTTTCTTTATAAAGATTTCACGAtctctttttattttataatacctCGGGAGCTAATGAAACTATTTTAGTCAAATTTCATTGTCTCAATTCCCGAGGAATTGCACCAAAGATTCGAGTTCCTTTTGGATTTCCTTCTTGATCAATCACAACTGCGGCATTGTCATCATATCGTATTAGCATACCGTTGTCACGTTTAAGTTCTTTACAGGTACGAACAATTACAGCTCTGACTACTTCTGATTTTTCTAGGGACATGTTTGGTAATGCTTCTTTGATCACAGCAACAATAACGTCACCAATATGAGCATATCGACGATTGCTAGCTCCTATGATTCGAATACACATCAATTCTCGAGCCCCGCTGTTATCCGCTACATTTAAATAAGTCTGAGGTTGAATCATATCAATTTTTTAGTCTATTCTTCCAATTCAAAggatgaagaaaaaaaaaggttaTGCCGGTACTGATGCTACCACTGGTGCTTTGCCTCCCCCACTACAGGAGGTACCCCAGATAAGCTACTGGAGCCACTACTCGTGCTAGTTAATCCATAATGAAAGCACGAGTGCTAAAGCATTTGCCGCTAGCTCTATTAATGATGCTATAGGTTACAGATCTAGTACGATATGCCGCTACCCCTATAACGTAAGGGCTTTGAAACCCCTTTTCTCCTGTCTAAGCTCAGGTGCACAACAATTCTTATGTGCCAGTCACCTTTTCCTCCTGGGTTTGGTCAACCACAGGAGACATGATGAAATCAGTTCCACCTCTTCCTCCCAAGATCCACCTATCAATTTGGATCACAGTTTTATCATCCAACACATAGGGAGGACAATAACCCTGTGATGTGACCAGGGTCCCGCACCTATATCATAGCACTTCCATACAAGGCCATACAACACGAATTGGTAAAATGACCTCTTCCAGGTTGTGGCACAAATAGGCGCTGTGAATAATTCGGCGAAACTCGGGTCCGGCTTACATGCTATGGTGAAGTACCAGGTATTCCACTTGAGCCACTGCTTGACCCAATTATAGATCAACGTGCGTTCCAGGATTTCCCGTTCTCCATCAAACACCAACTCATCGGGGATCAGCCTTAGTTCTTTAGGTCTGAGTTCCCGTCTGAGCCTCTCAACTAATAGTCCCTTAAGATAGGGATTGATGGGTCGTCCCCGACCAATCCACCATTCAATCGGTAGCTGAGACCGGGGGCTTCGTAGCGGCAATCCATAATCTCTCCCATCGCGGAGAACGACGAGAAGAGTATAGACGAGATCTCACTCGGTAACCTGCACCAGCTAACCGAAATAAGACATTCGGATTATATATCTTATATAGATCCCCTAGCTGCGTGAGGCCCAGTGTCGATCTAACTGTGAGTAGAGCCCGTATTGATATCGGGGAGAGATCCTTTTTTTTGGATTCCTCTCACCCAATACTTCTTGGCGAACTCTAAGGGTCCATTAGGGGAAATTAATGATTTTCCCACTGAAATAGAAACTCCCCATTTTCCCAACATTTCCTTATACTTACCTGCCACCTTCGGGTGGACAATGACTATGTCATCACCGAGCACCGCATAACGGGTGAAAGGCCGGTTCTGAGGAAGAGTTAACTCAATCGCCAACCACACTAAATAGTGGTGTGACAGTGAGAAAAGAGCCCAAGAGCCGTAATAACCCAAAGGTTGACCAGCCACAAAACTCACAAGGGAAGGTCTCCTAACCATAGCCCAAAATGAGTTGAGGCCCAAGGTCCCATTAACAATAGACGAAGCCCATGTTGGACCAAATAACAACTCCATAAGAGTGTAAATGATCACCAAAGGCCACCGATCCGTCGCTGATTTAAGGTCAAaggaataaatatccattggcCTATAAACAGACAGACGGATAATGGGAGCTTGTTGGTTAAACGTACCGTCTTGTGATATGCGGTGTAATACCTCCATACCCCAATCATGTACTGGGCGGAGGAGTCTTAAGGTAATTACCAATGGCAAAGATCCTCCTCTTACCCGCTCCTTCAACCACTGACGCCAACCTACCAGGCCAGAGATGGGCATACGCCCTAGCCACGCTCGAGAAACCGAGTCCGAGGCATCTCTCGTAAGTCTCTAGGTCTTCATTAGAAGCCTGTGTGGTATACCGGGTTATCAAGAGGATATAAAGTAATCTTGACAAACAGTAACCCTGGAGAGAATGAATAAAATTGACATTCTCAGCGAAGGAAGACCCTTTCTGTTTCAGAATCGGATTCTACTGCTAAACCGTCCGCACTGATGATCAACCTTCTTTCCCGGAATCGAATGTTCTTCTTGTTGTGTTGGGCCGATTGGTATCACGTCACGGGAGACCAAAACATAACTAGAGAGTAGCTGTTGGACCTGGTCTTCGGTACTCTGGCTTGCGCCTTTGTATATGAAGATCATAACCTTTGCGGCTGTATTAAAACCTTTGACAAGGTAGAAGCCAGTACGTACTCAGCTGATAACTGAGCGCCATTCCTCGCTGGGAAATAAAGAATCATTGGTGAATCTCTGTTCCAATTAGATGTTCAAAATGCCATTTCTGCTCGGGCTCTTGCTTAGGAGAGCTCCGTCACTTCTTAACATAACAGGAAGGGCGGGATTCTAATACTAACTAATGCTAAAGAAAGAGCTTGCAAACAGCAGCTTCTCTTCCTATTCTATGTGTATGGATGTAACTATTGATTCAATTGCGCATTGTCTTCTTCATTCTAAACTAAAGTGCTGACTTGATCCTGGCCAAGTGCGGCAGATACGTAGGCAAGCTCGAAAAGAGCCCCCAGTCAgcttaaataaatgcttttcTTACATAGGACGAAGATGAAAAGGAAAACAGAAAAGAAGCGAGGCTAGCTGACAGGGGAGTAGCTTAAAGAGACCTAGCTGACAaggtttttttttcctttcggTCGAGCTCTTGAAGCACCTAAAGGCTTACTCGATAGAGTAAGAAGTTGTTTTATTCAAATCACACCTATACGAGTATCAAAGGACCTATCAGAAAGTCTGTCAATAGAGTGAGATAGCGATTGATTCATTGTCCAGCTATAGGGATCATGCCATGTGAAAAAGCCATTTCGAGAGTCGTCAAGTGATAAACCTCATTGCCTATTTATATACGGGCCTCTCTATACGAACTTCAACTCTTTCAGACCCTTGTTCGCTTGTTAGCTCGTCTCCCTTCGTATATCAAAACCGAAAAGTGGGAAAGCATGAATAGGTAGTTCGAATGGTTAAGCCACCTCAACTGTTACCCTCACTCTATACCGGTCCTTACCTCCGTCCCATAGTTTCAACTCAACAAACTTCCGTCCCTTCTATACGAAACTCACCTCTGGTCACTAGATGAAAGGATGTATGGAATAGGAGTAGCAAGCCGAATTCGCTTCCGTCTCTTTCTCTTAAAGCCTTTAATCAAGCCTGCCAGCTAGACACCCCGTCTCGTACTCCCCGAAACTGGCAGGCACACAAGGCGGACTCGGAATAGCAACCTCCAAAAGAAGACTATCTTGGAACCTGCAATCGGCACAAGAAAGGGCAAAGGAATAAGAAGAAAGTGAAATCACTTTCACAAAACGAAGGGACATTGCTTACAACTCAAAAGGACGGGATTGAGCTTAAGGCACCTCTCATCACAGCACGTCGAAAGCATGCCATCCAATTCATTATTGAAAGCCTTAGAGCAGTAGCACGCACAGGGATAGTCTTCCTTCTGATCCCAAGGAATGCGCGTCTGGTGGTCTCGTAATCGTATAGTTGAGAATTCTTGCTTTTAGGAGTGAGATTTTCCTCTAACTAGAAAGAAATATCTTAAGAGAAGAAGAAAACGCTTCTGGTTTACTCTCTTTCTTCGTCAGATAGTTGATCGAGAAAAAGTCCCCTACCCTTATTTCCCATGCTTTCTGTTGGTCAACAACCAACCAAACCTCTCGTTTTTTCACTATACTCGTACAGGAAGGACTCTCTTTCTGTCTGGAGGGAATCATCGGTTCTCAATCAAGAATGCCTCAACTAGATAAATTCACTTATTTAACACAATTCTTCTGGTCATGCCTTTTCCTCTTTACTTTCTATATTGCCATATGCAATGATGGAGATGGAGTACTTGGGATCAGCAGAATTCTAAAACTACGGAACCAACTGGTTTCACACCGGGAGAACAACATCCGGAGGAACGACCCCAACAGTTTGGAAGATATCTTGAGAAAAGGTTTTAGCACCGGTGTATCCTATATGTACTCCAGTTTATTCGAAGTATCCCAATGGTGTAACGCCGTCGACTTATTGGGAAAAAGGAAGAAGATCACTTTAATCTCTTGTTTCGGAGAACTAAGTGGCTCACGAGGAATGGAAAGAAATATATTCTATTTGATTTCGAAGTCCTCATATAGCACTTCTTCCAATCCTGGATGGGGGATCACTTGTAGGAATGACATAATGCTAATCCATGTTCTACACGGCCAAGGaagcatcggtttttaatctcATTATGAAGTGAAGCGGAAAATGAGAAAGTTTTTGCAACAAGAACTTTTATTCCATTCCTATTAAGACTGAGACTTGTCTATTCCTAATAAAGGAAAGAGAAGAGTCACTTAGCTACCAGAGCAGAAGAGATTCAAGCTATAAGAATTGATTCTTATTCTCTATCGCTTGAATTATCCGTCTCTGGCGATACAGCTCCCAACATTTATCAGGGTCACCCCTGATTTCGGAAAGCCACTTTGCAGTTCTTccacattcttttcatcaaagaGTTCTAAGTTATTTAGAAGAAGTTTAATATTTTCACAGGAAAGATAGCTGAAACTAGCAGTTATATTTATCTTCTCGAGAGTCCCTTTACTTGGGCTAATTTATATGCTTACACTATAACTATGGCTCACAAGGAGGCCCTGGTCCTGACTAAGGAATGGGATCCCCGTACTTTTCCTATTTTATCTCTTCTTTCATGTCGAGCTTTCGAAAGCCACTGGGGAGGGAGAATGAACGATCGACTGCTTTCTTGTTGACTTTCTAGGTAGCCAGTCTTTACAACACTCGACCTAATCTTGACTTAGCTCAAGCAATGCCCAAAAACTCCCATGCCTTTCTTGGTTGGACCAAGGCGATTTCCGACAAGTCTCCCTTGGGGGGAGCAGAGCAGTCAAAGAATGAACGAACCAAAGCAAATGATTGAGATTTTAAATAGATTACTGGCCCATTTTGACCAAGATATAGCTCGTGTTCTTTTTTTGGTCATGGGCGCTGTGCTTGTATACTTTTTCATCTTAGTTATCACTTATGTAccttttcttcttcttgttttaTTGACAAACTTTCATACGGCAAAGAAAGGGGGCATCATAATTCTTCATGAATTCAGATATAGTTGGGTTAAAGGGGTCACCCTTTCTCCAATAGTAGtggatttcaaaaaaaaagaagattCTTCCCCATAAGGAAAGAGTATGGCCGCATGTTTCAACGAGAAGACCGAAATCTATATGAATGGAAGATGCCTCTGGAACTTGTTTTTTGTCACCTTTAGAGTAAGGTGTATTTATTCTCTAAAGGGTGTCATAACTGTAAGGTGTATTTCCCAAAAAGATAGAAGTCTCCGATAAAAAGTCCTTACGCCGACATTA
The sequence above is a segment of the Primulina tabacum isolate GXHZ01 chromosome 6, ASM2559414v2, whole genome shotgun sequence genome. Coding sequences within it:
- the LOC142549259 gene encoding LOW QUALITY PROTEIN: putative mitochondrial protein AtMg01110 (The sequence of the model RefSeq protein was modified relative to this genomic sequence to represent the inferred CDS: deleted 1 base in 1 codon), with the protein product MPISGLVGWRQWLKERVRGGSLPLVITLRLLRPVHDWGMEVLHRISQDGTFNQQAPIIRLSVYRPMDIYSFDLKSATDRWPLVIIYTLMELLFGPTWASSIVNGTLGLNSFWAMVRRPSLVSFVAGQPLGYYGSWALFSLSHHYLVWLAIELTLPQNRPFTRYAVLGDDIVIVHPKVAGKYKEMLGKWGVSISVGKSLISPNGPLEFAKKYWVRGSKKKDLSPISIRALLTVRSTLGLTQLGDLYKIYNPNVLFRLAGAGYRVRSRLYSSRRSPRWERLWIAATKPPVSATD